A single Eubalaena glacialis isolate mEubGla1 chromosome 18, mEubGla1.1.hap2.+ XY, whole genome shotgun sequence DNA region contains:
- the LOC133078228 gene encoding ATP-dependent RNA helicase DDX18-like: MSHLPMKLLRRKIEKRNLKLRQRNLKLQGASAVSLSETQNGDVSEGTVGGGKIKRSLKQSVTVGLSETQNGDISEEAVVGGKVKKFLKQSTNAGWSEAQNGDLPKETVENVKVKKSSKKSTTLTSGEAAMQSPNSESKKKKKRKKRKIVDDAGPDSKKAKTEDKGDSEDGAQAPEETENSVEKPDNEDDDSMVPSLPLGLTGAFEDTLFDSLTNLVNENTLKAIKEMGFTNMTEIQHKSIRPLLEGRDLLAAAKTGSGKTPAFLIPAVELIVKLKFMPRNGTGVLILSPTRELAMQTFGVLKELMTHHVHTYGLIMGGSNRSAEAQKLANGINVIVATPGRLLDHMQNTPGFMYKNLQCLVIDEADRILDVGFEEELKQIIKLLPTRRQTMLFSATQTRKVEDLARISLKKEPLYVGVDDDKAHATVDGLEQGYVVCPSEKRFLLLFTFLKKNRKKKLMVFFSSCKSVKYHYELLNYIDLPVLAIHGRQKQNKRTTTFFQFCNADSGILLCTDVAARGLDIPEVDWIVQYDPPDDPKEYIHRVGRTARGLNGGGHALLILRPEEVGFVRYLKQSKVPLSEFEFSWSKISDILSQLEKLIEKNYFLHKSAQEAYKSYIRAYDSHSLKQIFNVNNLNLPQVALSFGFKVPPFVDLNVNSNDGKLKKRGGGGGFGYQKARKVEKSKIFKHISRKPSDGRQFSH, from the coding sequence ATGTCTCATTTACCGATGAAACTTTTACGCAGGAAGATCGAGAAGCGGAACCTCAAATTGCGACAGCGAAACCTAAAGCTCCAGGGGGCCTCAGCTGTGAGCTTGTCAGAAACTCAAAACGGAGATGTGTCTGAAGGAACAGTGGGAGGTGGAAAAATTAAAAGGTCCCTAAAACAGTCTGTGACTGTGGGCTTGTCAGAAACCCAAAATGGAGACATCTCTGAAGAAGCAGTAGTAGgtggaaaagttaaaaaattccTGAAACAGTCTACGAATGCAGGCTGGTCAGAAGCCCAAAATGGAGACTTACCTAAAGAAACAGtggaaaatgtaaaagttaaaaaatcCTCCAAGAAATCTACCACACTGACCAGTGGGGAAGCAGCAATGCAGTCTCCCAATTCAgaatcaaaaaagaagaagaagaggaaaaagagaaaaatagtggATGATGCTGGGCCTGattccaaaaaagcaaaaactgaagACAAAGGAGACTCTGAAGATGGTGCCCAGGCtcctgaagaaacagaaaacagtgtggagaaGCCAGACAATGAGGACGATGACAGCATGGTGCCCAGCCTGCCCCTGGGACTGACAGGAGCTTTTGAGGATACTTTGTTTGATTCTCTGACTAATCTTGTCAATGAGAACACTCTGAAGGCAATAAAAGAAATGGGCTTTACAAACATGACTGAAATTCAGCATAAAAGTATCAGACCCCTTCTGGAAGGCAGGGATCTTCTAGCAGctgcaaaaacaggcagtggcaAAACCCCGGCATTTCTCATTCCTGCAGTTGAACTCATTGTTAAGTTAAAGTTCATGCCCAGGAATGGAACAGGAGTCCTTATTCTCTCACCTACTAGGGAACTGGCCATGCAGACTTTTGGTGTCCTTAAGGAGCTGATGACACACCATGTTCACACGTATGGGTTAATAATGGGTGGCAGCAACAGATCTGCTGAGGCACAGAAGCTTGCCAATGGGATCAACGTCATTGTGGCCACACCAGGCCGTCTCCTGGACCATATGCAGAATACCCCAGGGTTTATGTATAAAAACCTACAGTGTCTGGTCATTGATGAGGCTGATCGTATCTTGGATGTTGGGTTTGAAGAAGAATTAAAGCAAATTATTAAACTTCTGCCAACCCGCAGACAGACCATGCTCTTTTCTGCCACACAAACTCGAAAAGTTGAAGACCTGGCAAGGATTTCTCTGAAAAAGGAGCCCTTGTATGTTGGTGTTGATGACGATAAAGCTCATGCAACCGTGGACGGTCTTGAGCAGGGATACGTTGTCTGTCCTTCCGAAAAGAGATTCCTCCTCCTCTTTACATTCCTTAAGAAGAACCGGAAGAAGAAACTGATGGTCTTCTTTTCGTCCTGTAAGTCCGTGAAATACCACTATGAGTTGCTGAACTACATCGATTTGCCTGTCTTGGCCATTCATGGAAGGCAGAAACAAAACAAGCGTACGACCACGTTCTTCCAATTCTGCAATGCAGATTCGGGGATCTTGTTGTGTACAGACGTGGCAGCTAGAGGGCTGGACATTCCTGAAGTGGACTGGATTGTTCAGTATGACCCTCCGGATGACCCCAAGGAATACATTCATCGTGTGGGCAGAACAGCCAGAGGCCTGAACGGCGGAGGGCATGCCTTGCTCATTTTGCGCCCTGAAGAAGTGGGTTTCGTTCGCTACTTGAAGCAATCCAAGGTTCCTTTAAGTGAATTTGAGTTTTCCTGGTCCAAAATTTCTGACATTCTGTCTCAGCTTGAAAAACTGATTGAAAAGAACTACTTCCTTCATAAGTCAGCCCAGGAAGCGTATAAGTCATACATTCGAGCGTACGATTCCCATTCGCTGAAACAGATCTTTAATGTTAATAACTTAAACTTGCCTCAGGTTGCTCTGTCGTTTGGTTTCAAGGTGCCTCCTTTTGTTGATTTGAACGTGAACAGCAACGACGGCAAACTTAAAAAAAGGGGCGGCGGCGGTGGCTTCGGCTACCAGAAAGCCAGAAAAGTCGAGAAGTCCAAGATCTTCAAGCACATAAGCAGGAAACCATCTGACGGCAGGCAGTTCTCTCACTGA